A single region of the Pontimicrobium sp. SW4 genome encodes:
- a CDS encoding OmpA family protein, with protein sequence MFSQTELKHEVYFDTDEYEVSDIEDNRLLLFIRDIQNQDIAKISIYGFCDDIGSDSYNLQLSQQRANTIKSIFSEHEIDNTLISNVDGKGEVLLKTVKTVDADVIRGLNRKVEIIAYVYIPPRPEVIKEEETMESALKGDLKVGDKVVLDNILFKTGYSDVLPESMETLEKIAVLLNERSNVYFTIQGHVCCTKNTMDAVDRKTKKRNLSEARARYIYYYLSRKGVSKKRMRYEGMRRKFPLGEDPKYDRRVEILVTKIVNNDDN encoded by the coding sequence ATGTTTTCTCAAACTGAATTAAAACATGAAGTCTATTTTGATACCGATGAATATGAAGTGTCTGACATTGAAGATAATAGACTTCTTTTATTTATTAGAGATATTCAAAATCAAGATATTGCCAAAATATCTATTTATGGTTTTTGTGACGATATTGGTAGCGATTCTTATAACCTTCAATTATCTCAACAGCGTGCAAATACTATTAAATCCATTTTTTCTGAACATGAAATTGACAATACACTTATAAGTAATGTAGATGGTAAAGGTGAAGTGCTTTTAAAAACAGTAAAAACTGTTGATGCTGATGTTATTAGAGGATTAAATCGTAAAGTCGAAATTATAGCTTATGTATATATTCCTCCTCGTCCAGAAGTTATCAAGGAAGAGGAAACCATGGAAAGCGCTTTAAAAGGAGATTTGAAGGTAGGCGATAAAGTTGTATTAGATAATATTTTATTTAAAACAGGCTATAGTGACGTTCTTCCTGAATCCATGGAAACACTTGAAAAAATTGCTGTATTACTTAATGAACGAAGTAATGTTTATTTTACTATTCAAGGGCACGTATGTTGCACAAAAAACACTATGGATGCGGTAGATAGAAAAACGAAAAAACGTAATTTATCTGAAGCTAGGGCTAGATATATTTATTACTATCTTTCCAGAAAAGGTGTTAGTAAAAAACGTATGCGGTACGAAGGCATGCGACGAAAATTTCCTTTAGGAGAAGATCCTAAATACGATAGGCGTGTGGAAATTTTAGTTACAAAAATTGTTAATAATGATGATAATTAA